One Phaseolus vulgaris cultivar G19833 chromosome 2, P. vulgaris v2.0, whole genome shotgun sequence DNA window includes the following coding sequences:
- the LOC137811982 gene encoding vacuolar protein sorting-associated protein 28 homolog 2, with translation MSTMEVKLWNDKREREMFDNFAELFAIIKATERLEKAYVRDIISAQEYELECQKLIAHFKTLASTLKDTVPSIERFADTYKMECPAALNRLVVSGVPATVEHRATAAATASTSAAAVAECVQNFITSMDSLKLNMVAVDQVHPLLSDLYASLNKLTILPPDFEGKIKMKEWIARLSKMGAADELTEQQARQLHFDLESSYNSFMAALPNAGT, from the coding sequence ATGAGTACCATGGAGGTTAAGCTCTGGAATGACAAGCGCGAGAGAGAAATGTTTGACAACTTTGCTGAGCTTTTTGCCATCATCAAGGCCACTGAGAGGCTTGAGAAAGCCTATGTTAGAGACATAATCTCAGCCCAGGAATATGAGTTAGAGTGCCAAAAGCTCATTGCTCATTTCAAAACCTTGGCTTCCACCCTTAAAGACACTGTGCCTAGCATTGAGCGATTTGCAGACACTTATAAGATGGAGTGCCCGGCTGCACTTAACCGCCTTGTGGTGTCTGGTGTGCCGGCTACGGTGGAGCATCGTGCGACTGCAGCTGCCACTGCTTCCACCTCGGCTGCTGCTGTGGCTGAGTGTGTGCAGAATTTTATTACATCAATGGATTCCTTGAAACTTAACATGGTCGCTGTGGATCAGGTGCATCCTTTGCTCTCGGACCTTTATGCTTCACTCAATAAGTTGACAATCCTGCCGCCTGATTTTGAGGGTAAAATCAAAATGAAGGAATGGATTGCAAGGTTATCCAAGATGGGTGCAGCTGATGAGTTGACAGAACAACAGGCCCGGCAGCTTCACTTTGATCTTGAGTCTTCTTACAATTCCTTTATGGCAGCCTTACCCAATGCTGGTACATGA
- the LOC137811984 gene encoding endonuclease 4-like isoform X2, with product MTHMGDERVRVLFLLLLMPLPTVLGWGKEGHYVTCKIAQGYLSEDALFAVKQLLPDSAEGDLAAVCSWADEVRFNYHYRWSSALHYVDTPDFKCNYEYCRDCHDSSKHKHRCVTGGIYNYTMQLKTAEAGPSSELNYNLTEALLFLSHFVGDVHQPLHVGFLGDLGGNSITVRWYRRKTNLHHDNWSNDVSIWEHCAHNSTACPDRYASESISLACKFAYKNATPGSTLEDGYFLSRLPIVEKRLAQGGVRLAAILNHIFASKTRIAQA from the exons ATGACGCATATGGGTGATGAGAGAGTGAGAGTGTTATTTCTACTGTTGCTGATGCCACTGCCAACTGTTCTGGGTTGGGGAAAGGAGGGTCACTATGTCACTTGTAAGATTGCACAG GGTTATCTTAGTGAAGATGCTTTATTTGCTGTCAAACAATTGCTTCCAGATTCTGCTGAAGGTGATCTTGCTGCAGTGTGCTCTTGGGCTGACGAGGTTAGGTTTAATTACCACTATCGTTGGAGTAGCGCTTTACATTATGTTGACACGCCGGATTTCAAGTGTAACTACGAATACTGCA GAGATTGCCATGATTCTTCCAAGCATAAACACAGGTGTGTAACTGGAGGAATATACAACTATACGATGCAACTTAAAACAGCAGAAGCAGGCCCTTCATCTGAATTAAACT ATAATTTGACTGAGGCACTTCTGTTTTTGTCACATTTTGTTGGGGATGTTCATCAG CCCCTACATGTTGGTTTCCTTGGAGACCTAGGTGGAAATTCAATTACAGTTCGTTGGTACAGAAGGAAAACAAATCTCCATCAT GATAATTGGTCAAATGATGTTTCAATTTGGGAACATTGTGCACACAACTCCACAGCCTGTCCAGATCG GTATGCTTCTGAAAGCATTAGCTTAGCATGCAAGTTTGCCTATAAGAATGCTACACCAGGAAGCACTTTAGAAG ATGGGTACTTCCTTTCTCGGTTGCCTATTGTGGAGAAAAGGCTGGCTCAAGGTGGTGTGCGACTTGCAGCTATCCTCAACCATATATTTGCTTCTAAGACCAGAATTGCTCAAGCTTGA
- the LOC137811984 gene encoding endonuclease 4-like isoform X1 has product MTHMGDERVRVLFLLLLMPLPTVLGWGKEGHYVTCKIAQGYLSEDALFAVKQLLPDSAEGDLAAVCSWADEVRFNYHYRWSSALHYVDTPDFKCNYEYCRDCHDSSKHKHRCVTGGIYNYTMQLKTAEAGPSSELNYNLTEALLFLSHFVGDVHQPLHVGFLGDLGGNSITVRWYRRKTNLHHVWDTMIIQSALKTFYDSNLSIMIQAIQRNITDNWSNDVSIWEHCAHNSTACPDRYASESISLACKFAYKNATPGSTLEDGYFLSRLPIVEKRLAQGGVRLAAILNHIFASKTRIAQA; this is encoded by the exons ATGACGCATATGGGTGATGAGAGAGTGAGAGTGTTATTTCTACTGTTGCTGATGCCACTGCCAACTGTTCTGGGTTGGGGAAAGGAGGGTCACTATGTCACTTGTAAGATTGCACAG GGTTATCTTAGTGAAGATGCTTTATTTGCTGTCAAACAATTGCTTCCAGATTCTGCTGAAGGTGATCTTGCTGCAGTGTGCTCTTGGGCTGACGAGGTTAGGTTTAATTACCACTATCGTTGGAGTAGCGCTTTACATTATGTTGACACGCCGGATTTCAAGTGTAACTACGAATACTGCA GAGATTGCCATGATTCTTCCAAGCATAAACACAGGTGTGTAACTGGAGGAATATACAACTATACGATGCAACTTAAAACAGCAGAAGCAGGCCCTTCATCTGAATTAAACT ATAATTTGACTGAGGCACTTCTGTTTTTGTCACATTTTGTTGGGGATGTTCATCAG CCCCTACATGTTGGTTTCCTTGGAGACCTAGGTGGAAATTCAATTACAGTTCGTTGGTACAGAAGGAAAACAAATCTCCATCAT GTGTGGGATACCATGATTATTCAGTCTGCTCTAAAAACCTTCTATGATTCAAATCTTTCTATTATGATACAAGCTATTCAAAGGAATATTACA GATAATTGGTCAAATGATGTTTCAATTTGGGAACATTGTGCACACAACTCCACAGCCTGTCCAGATCG GTATGCTTCTGAAAGCATTAGCTTAGCATGCAAGTTTGCCTATAAGAATGCTACACCAGGAAGCACTTTAGAAG ATGGGTACTTCCTTTCTCGGTTGCCTATTGTGGAGAAAAGGCTGGCTCAAGGTGGTGTGCGACTTGCAGCTATCCTCAACCATATATTTGCTTCTAAGACCAGAATTGCTCAAGCTTGA
- the LOC137809482 gene encoding protein MAIN-LIKE 1-like: protein MNKSLLINYEDHVARQLCDALDYGELKVVSHGRKINKLGTLHERIKVAVDMCGLGGLVHASYENLDRGLLCAFVEWWLAETNTFHLPIGEMSITLDVSNLLHLPIVG, encoded by the exons ATGAATAAATCATTACTGATTAATTATGAAGATCATGTGGCCAGACAGTTATGTGATGCTTTG GATTATGGTGAGCTGAAGGTCGTTTCTCATGGGAGAAAGATAAATAAGTTAGGAACACTTCATGAGCGCATAAAGGTTGCAGTAGACATGTGTGGCTTAGGTGGTTTGGTTCATGCTAGTTATGAGAATTTAGACCGAGGATTGCTTTGTGCTTTTGTAGAGTGGTGGCTTGCAGAGACAAACACATTTCATTTACCTATTGGGGAGATGTCCATCACTCTTGATGTGTCAAATTTGTTGCATCTACCCATTGTTGGCTAA